A window of Bacteroidota bacterium contains these coding sequences:
- a CDS encoding glycosyltransferase family 2 protein produces the protein MPELSIVLPIYNEARGIPELFQALQAAIGAYDYEIITVNDGSKDDSFAVLKSFAANDNRIKVINFRRNYGQTAAINAGIQNSKGDIIILMDSDLENDPSDIPKLINKLNEGFDVVSGWRQNRWGGQYLTRKLPSLLANGLISKVSGVSLHDYGCTLKVYRRDVLQYVLLYGQMHRFIPVYCKWQGGTVTEMPVNYNPRKYGKSNYGMSRTFKVLLDLLLIKFLERYMQRPIHFFGGAGFLSFFMGIITFLLAVYFKVTGQKDFVQTPLPTLTAMFSIIGILMILMGVIAEVLMRTYYESQNKFPFTIKDKINL, from the coding sequence ATGCCTGAACTTTCGATTGTTCTTCCCATATATAATGAAGCAAGGGGAATACCTGAGCTTTTTCAAGCTTTGCAGGCTGCCATTGGCGCATACGATTACGAAATAATTACCGTAAACGATGGATCAAAAGACGATTCATTTGCCGTTTTAAAAAGCTTTGCTGCAAATGATAATCGCATCAAAGTAATAAATTTCAGAAGAAATTACGGTCAAACCGCTGCCATTAATGCTGGTATTCAAAATTCTAAAGGCGATATAATTATACTCATGGATAGTGACCTGGAGAACGATCCTTCCGATATTCCTAAACTAATTAATAAGCTCAATGAAGGTTTTGATGTGGTAAGTGGCTGGCGCCAAAATCGCTGGGGAGGTCAATACCTCACACGAAAATTACCATCCTTGCTTGCAAACGGATTAATTAGTAAGGTTTCGGGTGTATCGTTGCATGATTATGGTTGTACGTTAAAAGTATACCGCAGAGATGTTTTGCAGTACGTACTTTTATACGGACAAATGCACCGTTTTATTCCTGTGTATTGCAAATGGCAGGGTGGCACCGTTACCGAAATGCCGGTAAATTACAATCCGCGTAAGTACGGAAAAAGCAATTATGGAATGTCGCGCACCTTTAAAGTATTGCTCGATTTACTATTGATAAAATTTTTGGAACGCTATATGCAACGGCCGATTCACTTTTTTGGAGGGGCTGGTTTTTTATCCTTCTTTATGGGAATCATCACTTTTTTATTGGCCGTATATTTTAAAGTAACTGGCCAAAAAGATTTTGTGCAAACGCCCTTACCTACACTAACTGCCATGTTTTCTATTATCGGTATTTTAATGATCTTGATGGGAGTAATTGCCGAAGTATTAATGCGTACCTATTATGAATCGCAAAATAAATTTCCATTTACCATAAAAGACAAAATAAATTTATAG
- a CDS encoding methyltransferase domain-containing protein: MNKLNLGCGEDYKEGYLNVDFHDHFKVDKVFNLNQFPYPFEDSTFDEIKAFHVLEHLNDPFTVMKELHRIIKPGGELHVKVPHFSRGFTHAEHKAGFDVTFPQYFNPHFTKSGYFGVNFSLQKMKLNYIAFFHLMKYMGVSSLLIGILKFIRAVVNFFANLSPLFCSRFWCFWVGGFEEIEFVFKGVKDTK, encoded by the coding sequence ATGAACAAGTTGAATTTAGGTTGTGGCGAAGACTACAAAGAAGGCTATCTAAATGTGGATTTCCACGACCATTTTAAAGTGGATAAAGTTTTTAATCTCAACCAATTTCCCTATCCATTTGAAGATTCCACCTTTGATGAAATTAAAGCTTTTCATGTGCTCGAACATTTAAACGATCCGTTTACTGTGATGAAAGAGTTGCACCGTATAATTAAACCCGGTGGTGAACTTCACGTAAAGGTTCCGCATTTTAGCAGAGGATTTACACATGCCGAACACAAGGCCGGTTTTGATGTAACTTTTCCGCAATATTTTAACCCGCATTTCACTAAATCAGGCTATTTTGGTGTGAATTTTTCGTTGCAAAAAATGAAGTTGAACTACATCGCATTTTTTCATTTAATGAAATACATGGGAGTGAGTTCGCTCCTTATCGGGATTTTAAAATTTATTCGTGCGGTTGTCAATTTTTTTGCAAACCTCAGCCCTCTCTTCTGTAGCCGCTTTTGGTGCTTTTGGGTGGGTGGCTTTGAAGAAATTGAATTTGTTTTTAAAGGAGTTAAAGACACAAAATAA
- a CDS encoding class I SAM-dependent methyltransferase, whose protein sequence is MEQTLADSKTADAFATSWNNLPEGSVYTVDQFEDWMLPLTQNDFQGKNILELGCGNASLLVHVANWKPSTITGVDLGDSVLSAQKNMASTAYTNYKIEKADLTEFRANQKFDLVYSIGVLHHIKEPIKGFTSVIENTKPGGNFHCWVYAKEGNAVIRYIVDPIRKIASHLPWWFTKYLIATPLSFLYFLYAHLIVKLKLSFLPLYAYSQWICKRDFLFFRHVAFDQLVTPQTIYIEKKTIESWLNTTPGIDKSSTYIIFRNGNSWKFGGKKTA, encoded by the coding sequence ATGGAGCAAACATTAGCCGACAGCAAAACAGCAGATGCATTTGCTACCTCTTGGAACAACCTTCCCGAGGGCTCTGTGTATACTGTTGATCAGTTTGAAGATTGGATGCTTCCGCTCACACAAAACGATTTTCAAGGGAAAAATATTTTGGAATTGGGATGTGGAAATGCCAGTTTATTGGTGCATGTTGCCAATTGGAAACCAAGCACAATTACCGGAGTAGATTTGGGCGATTCTGTGCTATCCGCACAAAAAAACATGGCATCCACAGCCTATACAAATTATAAAATTGAAAAAGCTGATTTAACGGAATTTAGAGCAAATCAAAAATTTGATTTGGTTTATTCTATTGGTGTATTGCATCATATTAAAGAGCCCATAAAAGGTTTTACTTCGGTTATTGAAAATACAAAACCCGGTGGAAATTTTCATTGCTGGGTGTATGCCAAAGAAGGAAATGCAGTGATACGATACATCGTGGACCCTATCAGAAAAATTGCATCGCATCTACCTTGGTGGTTTACCAAATACCTCATTGCAACCCCACTTTCTTTTTTGTATTTTTTGTACGCACACCTTATTGTAAAATTAAAACTTTCCTTTTTGCCGCTCTACGCCTACAGTCAATGGATTTGCAAAAGAGATTTTTTATTTTTTCGACATGTTGCTTTTGACCAATTAGTTACTCCTCAAACCATTTATATTGAGAAAAAAACCATCGAAAGTTGGTTGAATACTACTCCCGGAATCGACAAATCAAGCACTTATATTATTTTCAGGAATGGAAATTCATGGAAATTTGGTGGTAAAAAAACAGCCTAA
- the asnB gene encoding asparagine synthase (glutamine-hydrolyzing), with amino-acid sequence MCGIAGFIGKGTIEQGRAMIQSIAYRGPDYQGVAMHENVCLTHARLSIIDLSADANQPMYSSDKKIAIVFNGEIYNFMSLKAELQKTGKYTFHTTSDTEVLIYLYREYGRKMLEKIHGMFVFALYDFDAKEMLLARDRMGKKPLYYGTCEDGTFIFASELKAFYEHPSAKKEINVEAINQYLTFDYVPAPSSINKGVLKLEPAHYLIIKNGILTEKASYWKHNFTTNTTISFEEAKTKLDQLLNDATAARLMSDVPLGVFLSGGLDSSTVAYYAQKNAQQKIKTFSIGFEDKSYDEQDYALQVANHLGTEHHVSVLTPSKTVDLISEIFPKLDEPFADASIIPTYYLSKFTRQKVTVALGGDGSDELLAGYPTFISERYKNWVQMLPQPMKQLMNQAANLLPASDKNISFDFKVKQFLRGFSSHSNHIHQLWLGSFLPVEKKSLFKKHIFESLKDASGLQIIDFHFNENGPQDAFNKILYYYYQTYLPDDILFKVDRASMYNSLEVRAPFLDTHVVEFLNSLPRNFKHQGNELKFILKKVMENKIPHNIIYRPKKGFGIPLSDWIRKDLKNIIEDVLLSQDDYFERNYIEKILREHQSKKHNHRKLIWNLFVLKGYFLNR; translated from the coding sequence ATGTGCGGAATAGCCGGATTTATTGGCAAAGGAACCATCGAGCAGGGTCGGGCTATGATTCAATCAATTGCCTATCGTGGTCCCGATTACCAGGGTGTAGCTATGCATGAAAATGTTTGCTTAACGCACGCACGACTTAGTATTATTGACCTTTCGGCCGATGCCAATCAGCCCATGTATAGCAGCGACAAAAAAATTGCCATCGTTTTTAACGGTGAAATTTACAATTTTATGTCACTTAAGGCTGAACTTCAAAAGACCGGTAAATATACTTTTCACACCACTTCCGATACAGAAGTGCTCATTTACTTGTATCGCGAATACGGTAGAAAAATGCTTGAAAAAATACACGGCATGTTTGTTTTTGCCTTGTATGATTTTGATGCAAAGGAAATGCTTCTTGCGCGCGATCGGATGGGCAAAAAACCCTTATATTATGGCACATGCGAAGATGGCACATTTATTTTCGCTTCCGAATTAAAAGCATTTTATGAGCATCCATCTGCAAAAAAAGAAATAAATGTTGAAGCCATAAACCAGTACTTAACTTTTGATTATGTTCCTGCTCCTTCCAGCATCAATAAAGGAGTTTTAAAATTAGAACCTGCCCATTATTTAATTATTAAGAATGGCATTTTAACAGAAAAAGCAAGCTATTGGAAACACAATTTCACCACCAATACTACAATATCTTTTGAAGAAGCAAAAACAAAACTCGATCAATTGTTGAATGATGCAACTGCTGCGCGACTTATGAGCGATGTGCCTTTGGGCGTGTTCCTTAGCGGTGGATTAGATAGCTCCACAGTTGCTTATTACGCTCAAAAAAATGCACAGCAAAAAATTAAAACTTTCTCCATCGGATTCGAAGATAAATCATACGATGAGCAAGATTATGCTTTGCAAGTTGCCAATCACCTAGGAACCGAGCATCATGTATCGGTGCTTACACCTTCGAAAACAGTTGACTTGATTAGTGAAATTTTTCCAAAATTAGATGAGCCTTTTGCTGATGCTTCCATCATTCCTACTTATTATTTATCAAAATTTACACGACAAAAAGTTACGGTTGCCTTAGGTGGCGACGGCAGCGATGAATTGCTTGCCGGTTATCCTACATTTATTTCTGAGCGTTACAAAAATTGGGTTCAAATGTTACCTCAACCCATGAAGCAGCTCATGAATCAGGCTGCAAATCTTTTACCTGCAAGTGATAAAAATATTAGTTTCGATTTTAAAGTAAAACAATTTTTGAGAGGATTTAGTTCTCACAGCAACCATATCCATCAGTTGTGGTTGGGTAGTTTTTTACCGGTCGAAAAAAAATCACTTTTTAAAAAACATATTTTCGAAAGCTTAAAAGATGCTTCAGGACTCCAAATAATTGATTTTCATTTCAACGAAAATGGTCCGCAGGATGCATTCAATAAAATATTGTATTACTATTATCAAACCTATTTGCCGGATGATATTCTGTTTAAAGTGGATCGGGCAAGTATGTATAATTCGTTGGAGGTGCGTGCACCTTTCTTAGATACCCATGTGGTAGAATTTTTAAATTCCTTGCCCCGGAATTTTAAACATCAAGGAAACGAATTAAAATTCATCCTAAAAAAAGTGATGGAAAATAAAATTCCGCACAATATTATCTATCGACCTAAAAAAGGTTTCGGCATTCCTTTATCTGATTGGATTCGCAAAGATTTGAAGAATATCATTGAAGATGTTTTGCTTTCGCAGGATGATTATTTTGAACGCAACTACATTGAAAAAATTCTACGTGAACATCAAAGTAAAAAGCACAATCACCGTAAACTTATTTGGAATTTATTTGTGCTGAAAGGCTATTTTTTAAACCGATAG
- a CDS encoding DUF1343 domain-containing protein, which translates to MSLVSPVNKEKKIVSIGVCICLCWSIFLLLTSELTFAQSQRKPRIIRVGAELTDHYLKLIQGKKVAVLANQSSLIGTTHLVDSLLKLKVNVKKVFCPEHGFRGDADAGEHVKNYKDSKSHLPVISLYGSNKKPQAKDLKGVDYLIFDLQDVGARFYTYISTLHYVMEACAENEIKLIVLDRPNPNGFYVDGPVREEAFKSFVGMDPIPVVHGMTVGEYAKMCNGEGWLANGKICMLTVITCENYIHSDFYSLPVKPSPNLPNMASVYLYPSICFFEGTNVSLGRGTSKPFQQLGYPQLSGSDYSFTPVSIPGASKNPPFKDQKCYGFDFSEYGETMAKVEKKINLFWLLEMYKSYPDKANFFIPYFNTLAGTATLKQQIMDGKTEAEIRKSWEPSLSNFKSIRKKYLLYSDF; encoded by the coding sequence ATCAGCTTGGTATCGCCTGTGAATAAAGAAAAAAAAATAGTTTCGATTGGGGTATGCATTTGTTTGTGCTGGAGTATATTTCTTTTGTTGACTTCCGAATTAACCTTTGCTCAATCCCAACGAAAACCGCGCATCATCCGTGTGGGTGCTGAGTTAACAGATCATTACTTGAAATTGATTCAAGGAAAAAAAGTTGCTGTGTTGGCTAACCAAAGCAGCTTAATTGGAACAACACATTTAGTCGATTCATTGTTAAAATTAAAAGTGAATGTAAAAAAGGTTTTTTGCCCGGAGCATGGTTTTAGAGGAGATGCAGATGCCGGAGAACATGTAAAAAATTACAAAGATTCAAAATCACATTTGCCTGTTATTTCTTTATACGGCAGCAACAAAAAGCCTCAAGCCAAGGATTTGAAAGGGGTAGACTATCTGATTTTTGATTTGCAAGATGTTGGTGCTCGTTTTTATACTTATATCTCCACATTACATTATGTGATGGAGGCTTGCGCTGAAAACGAAATAAAATTAATTGTGTTGGATAGGCCTAATCCCAATGGCTTTTATGTGGATGGTCCGGTTCGGGAAGAAGCGTTTAAATCTTTTGTAGGAATGGATCCAATACCTGTAGTGCATGGCATGACGGTTGGTGAATATGCCAAAATGTGCAATGGAGAAGGCTGGTTAGCAAATGGTAAAATTTGTATGCTTACCGTAATCACATGTGAAAATTATATCCACAGCGATTTTTATTCCTTACCGGTGAAACCTTCGCCCAATTTGCCGAATATGGCTTCTGTATATTTATATCCTTCCATTTGTTTTTTTGAAGGAACTAATGTAAGCTTGGGACGTGGTACCAGCAAGCCTTTTCAACAATTAGGTTATCCACAATTAAGCGGCTCAGATTATTCTTTTACTCCGGTAAGTATTCCGGGTGCAAGTAAAAACCCTCCTTTTAAAGACCAGAAATGTTATGGTTTTGATTTTTCGGAGTATGGCGAAACAATGGCTAAGGTGGAAAAAAAAATAAACTTGTTTTGGTTGTTGGAAATGTATAAGAGTTATCCGGATAAAGCCAATTTTTTTATTCCTTATTTCAACACCCTTGCAGGAACTGCAACATTAAAGCAGCAAATTATGGATGGCAAAACAGAAGCAGAAATTCGAAAGAGTTGGGAACCATCTTTGAGCAATTTTAAATCAATCCGAAAAAAATATTTGCTTTACTCAGATTTTTAA
- a CDS encoding ABC transporter permease translates to MNTELFIARKILFQKNGKGTAQSKPIVNIAVWAIALGVAVMIISVAVLTGFQKQITEKVIGFGGHIQISNFNNNNSFEPNPIDSDKIKLSELKSILGVKHTQIFATKAGIIKTDEAIEGVVLKGITKDYDLTFFNQNLQSGKAITFADSGKTDDILISKKIADKLKFKSGDNLWMYFVQQPPRMRKFKVCGIYESGLEDFDDKYVLCDLQHIQKLNDWNPNQMGGMEISVTNFNELDKVGNLVYSKIGYDLDSKTIREQYPQLFDWLDLQNINVVVILVMMIAVGAINMITALLILILERTNMIGMLKALGANNNSLRKIFLYQAVFLIGKGLLWGNIIGLGLCLLQLKFGFAHLDQASYYVALVPIHLDWMYILGLNIGTLVVCSLILILPSYLVTRISPVKAIRFS, encoded by the coding sequence TTGAACACTGAATTATTTATAGCGCGTAAAATTTTATTTCAAAAAAACGGCAAAGGCACGGCCCAAAGTAAGCCCATTGTAAATATTGCTGTTTGGGCTATTGCCTTAGGTGTAGCGGTAATGATTATTTCGGTTGCTGTTCTTACAGGATTTCAAAAACAAATTACCGAAAAAGTAATTGGCTTTGGGGGACATATTCAAATTAGCAATTTTAACAATAACAACTCTTTTGAGCCCAATCCCATTGATAGCGACAAAATAAAACTGAGCGAATTAAAGAGTATTCTTGGTGTAAAACACACTCAAATATTCGCCACTAAAGCTGGTATTATAAAAACAGATGAAGCCATTGAAGGGGTTGTTTTAAAAGGCATTACCAAAGATTACGACCTTACTTTTTTTAACCAAAATTTACAATCTGGCAAAGCTATCACTTTCGCTGATAGCGGGAAAACAGATGATATTTTAATTTCAAAAAAAATTGCCGATAAACTAAAGTTTAAAAGTGGCGATAATTTATGGATGTACTTTGTGCAACAACCCCCACGCATGCGAAAATTTAAAGTATGCGGTATCTACGAATCCGGATTAGAAGATTTTGACGATAAATATGTGCTCTGCGATTTGCAGCACATTCAAAAGTTAAACGATTGGAATCCTAATCAAATGGGAGGAATGGAGATTTCAGTTACCAACTTTAATGAACTCGATAAAGTTGGAAATTTGGTTTATTCAAAAATTGGTTATGATTTAGATTCTAAAACAATTCGGGAACAATATCCACAATTGTTTGATTGGCTCGATTTACAAAACATTAATGTAGTAGTTATTTTGGTTATGATGATTGCAGTGGGTGCCATTAATATGATTACCGCTTTGCTCATTTTAATTCTGGAACGTACCAATATGATTGGGATGTTAAAAGCTTTGGGAGCCAATAACAATAGCTTGCGTAAAATTTTCTTGTATCAAGCGGTTTTTCTAATTGGAAAAGGATTGTTATGGGGAAATATAATTGGCTTGGGGCTTTGTTTATTGCAGTTAAAATTTGGTTTTGCTCACCTCGATCAGGCTTCCTACTATGTTGCACTCGTGCCCATTCATCTCGATTGGATGTATATTTTAGGACTTAATATTGGAACCTTAGTGGTTTGTAGTTTAATCCTTATTCTTCCCTCCTATCTGGTTACGCGTATTAGTCCTGTGAAAGCTATTCGATTTAGTTAA
- a CDS encoding pyridoxal-phosphate dependent enzyme encodes MYYNNILETIGNTPLVKLNNITKDIPATVLAKVETTNPGNSIKDRMALKMIEDAEKDGRLKAGGTIIEGTSGNTGMGLAIAAIIKGYKCIFTTTDKQSKEKVDALRAFGAEVVVCPTNVEPEDPRSYYSVSSRLEKEVPNSWKPNQYDNPSNSKAHYEQTGPEIWEQTEGKITHLVVGVGTGGTICGTGKYLKEKNPNIQILGIDTYGSVFKKYKETGIFDKNEIYPYVTEGIGEDFLPANVDFSIIDHFEKVTDKDAALMTREIVKREGIFVGNSAGSAMAGLLQMKDKFKKGDVVVVIFHDHGTRYLGKMFNDDWMRMKGYFDKKGLVAKDLVETNKKVELVTIDAKDTIDKAVKMMNELDISQIPVTSDKRIVGALSENHLFSCILKNPEIKNNTVESIMQAAFPFVDISTPIDSLSKMITLENPALLVRDFKTDNTFIITKSDIISALMQ; translated from the coding sequence ATGTATTATAACAACATCCTCGAAACGATTGGAAATACGCCACTTGTAAAACTCAATAACATCACAAAAGACATCCCGGCAACGGTGCTGGCAAAGGTTGAAACAACTAATCCCGGCAATTCAATAAAGGACCGCATGGCCTTAAAAATGATAGAGGATGCCGAAAAAGACGGTCGTTTAAAAGCGGGCGGAACCATTATCGAAGGCACCAGTGGAAACACTGGAATGGGCTTGGCGATTGCTGCCATCATTAAAGGATACAAATGTATTTTTACCACCACAGATAAACAATCAAAAGAAAAAGTGGATGCTTTGCGTGCCTTTGGTGCCGAAGTGGTAGTTTGCCCTACCAATGTTGAACCTGAAGATCCCCGATCCTATTATTCCGTATCTTCTCGTTTGGAAAAAGAAGTACCCAATTCCTGGAAACCCAATCAATACGACAATCCCTCAAATTCTAAAGCACATTACGAGCAAACAGGTCCCGAAATATGGGAACAAACCGAAGGTAAAATTACACACTTGGTGGTTGGAGTTGGCACTGGCGGTACCATTTGTGGAACCGGTAAGTATTTAAAAGAAAAAAATCCCAACATTCAAATACTGGGAATTGATACCTATGGTTCGGTTTTTAAAAAGTACAAGGAAACTGGCATCTTCGATAAAAATGAAATTTATCCATATGTAACCGAAGGTATTGGAGAAGATTTTTTACCCGCAAATGTTGATTTTAGCATCATCGATCATTTCGAAAAAGTTACCGATAAAGATGCAGCATTGATGACACGCGAAATTGTGAAACGCGAAGGAATATTTGTTGGAAACTCAGCCGGATCAGCTATGGCAGGTTTGCTTCAAATGAAAGATAAATTCAAAAAAGGTGATGTAGTGGTAGTTATTTTTCACGACCACGGTACGCGCTATTTGGGTAAAATGTTTAACGATGATTGGATGCGCATGAAAGGCTATTTCGATAAAAAAGGCTTGGTAGCAAAGGATCTGGTTGAAACAAATAAAAAAGTTGAACTCGTTACCATTGATGCAAAAGATACAATTGACAAAGCCGTGAAAATGATGAATGAACTTGATATTTCTCAAATTCCGGTAACCTCCGATAAGCGAATTGTAGGCGCATTAAGTGAAAATCACTTGTTCTCTTGTATTCTTAAAAATCCTGAAATAAAAAACAATACGGTGGAAAGTATAATGCAAGCGGCCTTTCCTTTTGTGGATATTTCGACCCCAATTGATTCTTTATCAAAAATGATTACCCTCGAAAATCCTGCGCTTTTGGTGCGTGACTTTAAAACTGATAATACTTTTATTATTACTAAAAGCGATATTATTTCGGCTTTGATGCAATAA
- a CDS encoding ABC transporter substrate-binding protein — MFQTIDQLGKEIQFKNFPTRIISLVPSQTELLYDLGLTNEVVGITKFCIHPEIWYRSKTRIGGTKNINLKKIAALQPDLIIGNKEENSKEQIQQLMQLYPVWMSDIKTLADALNMIGKIGELVNRKEKANEIITQIKSNFATIINPLPKTCAYFIWKNPYLCAGSDTFIDAMFQACSFQNVFSNLSRYPEINLQKLEQMQPEVILLSSEPYPFKEADKEHLQKICPGSKIQLVDGEMFSWYGSRLLKSPAYFNTVINNF, encoded by the coding sequence ATGTTTCAAACAATTGATCAGCTTGGAAAAGAAATTCAATTTAAAAATTTTCCTACTAGAATTATTTCTCTTGTTCCCTCTCAAACCGAATTACTTTATGATTTAGGCTTGACAAACGAGGTGGTGGGCATCACCAAATTTTGCATCCATCCGGAGATATGGTATCGCAGCAAGACCAGAATTGGCGGCACAAAAAATATTAATCTTAAAAAGATTGCCGCCCTACAACCCGATTTAATAATTGGCAATAAGGAGGAAAACAGCAAAGAACAAATTCAACAGTTAATGCAGCTCTATCCGGTTTGGATGAGCGATATTAAAACGCTAGCAGATGCACTCAATATGATTGGTAAAATTGGCGAATTAGTGAACCGAAAAGAGAAGGCGAATGAAATCATCACCCAAATTAAATCAAATTTTGCGACCATCATCAACCCACTGCCCAAAACCTGTGCATACTTTATTTGGAAAAACCCCTATTTATGTGCCGGTTCCGATACTTTCATCGACGCCATGTTTCAAGCATGCAGTTTTCAAAACGTGTTTTCGAATTTAAGTCGCTATCCAGAAATTAACTTGCAGAAGCTCGAACAAATGCAGCCTGAAGTGATTTTGTTATCGTCGGAGCCTTATCCCTTTAAAGAAGCGGACAAAGAACACTTGCAAAAAATTTGTCCCGGCTCAAAAATTCAGTTGGTTGATGGCGAAATGTTTTCTTGGTATGGCTCTCGCTTACTTAAAAGCCCTGCTTATTTCAATACTGTAATCAATAATTTCTAG